Within Malus domestica chromosome 04, GDT2T_hap1, the genomic segment TCTCCCATTGGCCGGTTCTATCATTTTTTCTCTCCCGCATTCTCCTCTTCTTTTCATCTCAGCCACACACGTGTCTCATGATCAAAGCTCCAacaaatctggagccttccagATTAACAACCAATTTACCATTTTGTCCCTAATTTTAAACGTTAATGTCTCCTTCGTTAGAACCCCAAATTACGTTCCGTTTGCGCCCACACATCCGTAGCGATGAGTACTACAAGGATATGACAAGAAAACGAATCTTGCGTGACACGACACAACATTTAACAAAAGTCAACGCCTTTGCCTCGAAGGGCACTTTTGTAAATtcacttattaaaattataaaaactacaatttttagggacgggtcgttacataaaataaggaaaatttgATGTTAAAAACATGAACTAGAAGAAAAATGGGAATAAAAACATAAATCGACACTAATATCCACCCTCCAAACCTTCATCCCTACTAATTAGACACCCTCAATTTCACCGGAAACCGCCAGGTCTCGGGTTCCAGCAGTTGGTACCCGAGACCTTATCGGAGACATTTTGCGATTATTTTTAGGAGCTTCCAAATTCTTGGAGAGATGGTCCTCCCCATCAGCAAGACGACGGCACCGTCGAGACCAGATGGGCTGTTCTGATCGCCTGCTCCAATGGATAATGGAATTATAGACACCAGGTTATAGTTCCCCTCGATGTCATCATAGTTCTTTAAACCTTAATTTAGTTTTGAGTGAAAATATtaccagaatttttttttaaatacataaaaacagTTAAATTAATAGTGCCCAATAAGTCAGAGCGCTTACGCCATGAATCATGCAATGCCACACCATCAAATTAACCATTTCATCTGGTAAAGTCTCCAGCTTGCAAcaaaaccctacaaacacaaaaATTATGACCGCGattcacagagagagagagaggtgtgtATGGACATGAGGGTGGTTCTTATAAATGCCCATTGATTCAGCAAACCACTTTTGTAGTTGACGTTGATCAATTTTGTAAAATCTACATGGGCAGACCGTGGGATGAGAATGTGCATGTCtctgttatttattttctttatttgttttgatAGTATCCGATCTCTTttccaatattttttttgttttagttttttttgtatctatttttttatgataaaattatCCCTGCAAATTTTGTTCTATTATTTTCAGTAAGGTTTgaactttttttgttttagggaCATTTATATCCAGTTATTTTTGGCGAAGTCTTGAGACACCAAAACTCACTTTTGGCTTTCTAATATTAGAGATTTGTAATTAGTACTATATAACTCGTTGAAATGTGGGGACTGATAGGATTGgattgcatgttattccttatccaaaatccttcaattttcatcgatcatcatgcgGACATTGTATTGGAATTTTagcttgatctattgccttcaagagttatgttgatgatgttttcagtaaaGTTTTCCACATCAGAACTCTCTTCCACATAAACTAAGTATAGAAAgaccaaacattaaaaaccattcaaattatgTGAAGTTTagcaaaataattatgaaaagaaataaaacaatagtactataccatataaaaatatattacctcCTTTTCCAAATAGCCAATCTCGTGTGCACCCTTTTCCAAATAGCCAATCTCGTGTGCATAACAAAGCTTGAACTGTTTCTAGCAACACTGAACTACGATATTGATCTAGTACTCTACCCCCAATACTAAATAAAGATTTTGATGCAACAGTTGAAGATATTCTCTCTAAGTCTGGAGAGATCAAGAGTGAATGAGAGAGAAGGATAGTCTGGGCTCCAACCTAATGTACAATGGACGGCTGAGATTTAATCTtagccgatccaatggtcatcaattttctaaatttaattatatatatatagataactACATTAATAaaaccaaaagagggtgaaaagacatctttgtcttctatcacaacaaaaaagttAAGGACAGTAACGTAATTTCACTAGAcaaaattttgctgttttttttaaacctcacctacatgtaatttaatcatctctaatttaaaaataacaaaataaaaaaacctctctccctctctcctcactCCACGCTCTCTTcgactctcttcctctctccttcaattttaacaacaaaaataaaaaaattcacagACTTTGTGTGTGGGCATAtactaatatatataattattataatatttttaggggcataaaattatgaaattaatatatataattattatagtattttaagGGGTATATAATTATTAaatgggacactttggatgcggtccctagttatcaatatttttttactGAAACCTTgtctgtttttagttttttattgaggtccctgacattaatgtaatagtgtaagttactatattttttaaattaaaagttaaaatttgaaatttgtttttgtttatattaatgagattttaaatataacccataatgtcacatcccggcccggggtccaccacatcccaggcctgctccaccaccgtaacacgatattgtcctctttgggccccgactacgccctcacgattttgtttctgagaactcacacgagaacttcccaatgggtcacccatcatgagattaCTCTCGtgtgctactcgcttaacttcgaagttccaatggaacctgaagccagtgagctcccaaaaggcctcgtactaggtaaagatgagaatatacatataaggcttagaggatccacacccctgggcgatgtgggatgttacaatccacccctcttaggggcccgacgtccttgtcggcacaccacagccagggttaggctctgatatcaaattgtcacatcccggcccgggtccaccacatcccgggcctgttccaccaccgtagcacaatattgtccactttgggcttaccattcccttacggttttgtttttgggaactcacgagcaacttcccagtgggtcacccatcctgggagtgctttgGCTtccttcttgcttaacttcggagttcctacggaacccgaagccaatgagctcctactagatagggatgagaatatacatataaggatcactcccttgggtgatgtgggatcttaacataatttgtgggattaaaaataataaaatataaattatactctctattatattgtgtgtgtatgtgtgtgtgtgtgtgcaaataTTAACATTTGAAGACATGTGCTTGCAAATAGAAACATGGcaagagagacagagacagaacCGGTGGGCAATTTCTACCAATGCATGTGACAACACAACCAACAAATTGCCCTTTTACCTTGACAATATCAATGGTAGCGATCATCTTCTCTAGGATTGTTATGCTTGTTCTGATATTCCCCATTACAGAGGAGATAAGATACAAGTTGATTTGCTTTTATTACTACAAGACTCAAGAAGAATGCTAAGGTCAGTTGTTTATGTGTGCGACAttgataaaatacaaaaaaccctgaaccgaaaccaaaccaaacaaacCAAGCTCCCTCCCTTTCTTACGCACCTCAAAAATACCTCCTCATATATACTCTCTACATTCCGAATCATTACGGGCAGCTTCAAACAAGTTCCAAATCAAAAgctattatgaatttttttgcCAACATTCAAACGAAACATATGGACAAAACATATGAGCTCGTGTGCCAGTTAGGCTTCGGACGTGGACGAAAGAAGGTTGAGATTCAACTGTAAAAGCAATTGCTCTTTGATTTTAAGACCAAAACGAACTTCTCCCAATCTTTTCTCTTCCATTTTCTAAAGGGAACGACTCTTTATTGAGACCATGTTCAAGGGGTCTGACTAGATTATGGGGTTAtttcatacacacacacacacattaaaaagaaaatataatatttgctataTTATTTGataggtaatgctagggaggctacaattttaaactaaatttgtaaactaaatgatgtgccaccaataagaaataaacacgttaatcaacgtttaagtaataatccaatcatcaacaaccacatcatttggtttaaaaaatttggtcttcCGCATTATCCTTATTTGATTGTTAGTTTAAGTGATATTTATTGTAAATGCATGATTTGGTACCTCTTATTAACTTCAACATTTCAACTTCTTGTGACTTATGCGTTATATGCATTTGTAATTAGTGCTATGTAAGTCGTTTAAATGTGGGACGGATATGATGGGATGCCTATTTTGGACTGGTTAAGATTGAATTGGTTAGGTTGAGCTTTTCTTGTATTGCTTGGTGTACTGCTTTGGATTGGATTGAAAAGAGCCTTAACCCACCGACTCATAAACAAACCCACGACCGACTCCCTCACTTGCAACCCATGAACCACGACCCACGACCCACTTGCTCATGCTGCAAATCCATCTAGTCGCGTCAAACCCGAATTCGATCTACACCTGTGTTAAGAAAATTGTCGGTCACGATCCGCACTCAATGCTGCTCAAGACCCGAACACGGCGTTGCTTGTGATGACCTActtagggttggtttggtattactgtgttttgaaaaaaaaactacttttgctgagttgtgagaataagctgctgtgaaataaagcagtagagtgtttggtaaaattttttgtaaaagtgattttggaaaaaaaagcagtattacttttatgtaaaacagctgtGACTGTGTGAAATGACCGAAAAATGTATAATACTATATGtgccattaatttaatattcttAAGTCTTCCCCCTTTATTTTCTCCATTTGCATCGAGAAGTCTCTACTACCTCACTACTGAACCAGACttttcaaaaaccaaaaacatctTTCTAGAAGTCTCCCCCACAACCCCAATTTTCtcagtttttatgtttttttactccgtcttcttcttttttattttctgctcCGCTCGAGGGGTTCATTATATACATCAGGCGGGGCCAACGCTCCAGGATGCtggtttctttcttcttctgggactaatcactttttctttttgaaactgTATAGTGTGAATTTGATCATACGAAGTAGTTTCCTATATTTAATTTTGGATATTTGGaataattgagttttggtgtTCGTTTGGGCAATCTGGGCTTTCCTAATTTGCAGAAATACGAAGATCAGTCGCTTATAAGCGGTGCAATCTGGGAAATACGGGCAAATCTGCGATGCCAAAACCGAATCTAGTCCTCGCCGAAAAAGATGGTGGTATTTCTTGGCGCGATTTTGTTAGCAATGGACAAGAGATGGGAGAAGTGGCGGATTCAGGAAATAATATTAGGGGGTCAGTAAGAATAGCgcgcaaattttttttaacagaaattACATGCATATCGTCATTTCATCGAGTCTTGGTAGGCCTGAAGTCATTTGGAAAGGCATATTGCACACATGTTAATGCCTCATTTGCGTGGGTAACTAACATGTTCCAAGACTGCTCCTACATGAATActtaacaaagaaacacactTATCTTGAACACACTAACAATGTTTGATATCATTGCATCCCATTAATATGTTTGTCCAAGAATGATGATGCTTTGTTATTCTCTGATATCACCATTTCATTTACTTTGCATTTTTGGATAGTTTTTTACTTGGTTCTTTTTTTCTGCCTACAATTGTAATCACAACCAACAAACAAGCCATAGGTAAATAACAATGTTTGATATCATTTACTGAAGTTTGGACGGTCAGCACTCAAGTTATCCATGAACATTTACTGAAGTTCGGAGGGGGGGTCAGCTGTCCCATCTGCCACTCAATGCATGGGAGGAAGGGCAGAGGCAGAAACAACATCCTAGACATATATTTTTAGAGTTGTAAGTGAGAAGAGAAAAATGTATAATACTATATgtgccattaatttaattttcttaagtcTTCCCCCTTTATTTTCTCCATTTGCATCGAGAAGTCTCTCCCACTACCCCACTACTGAACCAGACttttcaaaaaccaaaaacatctTTCTAGAAGTCTCCCCCACAACCCCAATTTTCtcagtttttatgtttttttgctccgtcttcttcctttttattttctgcTCCGTTCCTCAATCTCTCATCTGTCATCTAATTTGCAGTACATACATGGTCTAGCTGCTCGAGGAGTTCATTATATACATCAGGCGGGGCCAACGCTCCAGGATGCtggtttctttcttcttccggGACTAAtcactttttctttttgaaactaTATAGTGTGAATTTGATCATATGAAGTAGTTTCCTATATTTAATTTTGGATATTTGGAATAATAGAATTTTGGTGTTCGTTTGGGCAATCTGGGCTTTCCTAATTTGCAGAAATACGAAGATCAGTCGCTTATAAGCGGTGCAATCTGGGAAATACGGGCAAATCTGCGATGCCAAAACCGAATCTAGTCATCGCCGAAAAAGATGGTGGTATTTCTCGGCGTGATTTTGTTACCAATTGACAAGAGATGGGAGTAGTGACGGATTCAGGAAATAATATTAGGGGGTCAGTAAGAATAGcgcacaaattttttttaacagaaattACATGCATATCATCATTTCATCGAGTCTTGGTAGGCCTGAAGTCATTTGGAAAGGCATACTACACACTTGTTTGAGGTGCTCAAAAGAAAGTCCCAAGATAAAGTACAAGATAGGATATAGGGGTAACCTAGCACTCCAAATCTCTGATAACTGTACCGCTACCCCACCTACGAACCTCTCGAAGCTACTCAGACTTGTTACATGTAAGATCAGTGCCTATACCATCGAAATGGTGCACCGGCAAACAACAACCCGGATAAGCTACGAACTTATGTGAGCGacaaataattcaaagtatatgatactaataaaaaaaacagtcaccattcacaatttataaaccttgaatataaatcattcataagaaATCGCTACCAAACCTTACCACCTCCAAAGGAGTCACACATACATCCAACAAGTTTTCTAAATCAAAAATTAGAGTTCTCAAAGTCACATTCACATATATATTCAAAACTAGAGTTAGAGAGACGTCGTTCGGCTGAAGCCTACGCAAGTAACCAAATAGGAAATGGCCCCCCAAAGCGGATCAACCAAGCAGAGCCACCCCTGagaaagtaaccaagtaggtagtgaccctccaatgcggattaaccaagcagagtcaccccTGAGAAAAtaaccaagtaggtagtgaccctccaatgtggattaaccaagcagagtcacccctaagaaaataaccaaataggtagtgaccccccaatacggattaaccaagtagaCTCACTCCTATAACTATTGGAATgtgatcacccaatgcggattaaccaagcatgatcacctttAAACGTTTATGGCCATACCTAGGCTataaggatcgcccaacgcggattaaccaagcgcgaTCCACAAATAGTATGGTCCCCTAACGCGGAtaaaccaagcaggaccatccagGACCATTGCTACGTGGTGCAAACTTAATGTCACCTAACCCCATGACACTAGGGTAATGGTCCTTCACAATCCATCATTTTTATCATCCATCACATATATATCCCAAAACACAATCCATAACAGTTCAAATATCCAAGTCACCTAATGTTGCATAAGTAGATCGACGACAATTTACTAGAAACAATTATTTAGCATCAGAACTATTTTAAGAATCCATAGTGTAACCACAAAGTTTATTAGCACAAAAGATTTCAAAGCAATAACCATAACACATAGATTAGAATCACTCACCTGAGAACCACACTAAAGCACTCAAACACGAGAGTCAAGGCATCACGTTCTATCACCGCCTAACAAGGTACAAACCACATTTAGATTTCCTTCGATAATTCACATACTTAAAACTCTTATATATTTCCCACAACAACATTTAATGAGGAATCGAACTGTCATTCTAAGGTAGGGTCCATGATCTTACGTCACTTATTCCGTAATATCCAATCATtagattttcacttgtaagtcccTAAGGTCCTTAAACATTAACTACCATAGCATACTAAAAGTGGTGTCAATTCAATGGTAAGATCATCAATCGCTAAAGTAATCAAGTGGCGGAGCTTATCGATAAAATACTTAACCAACAACATTTTTATAAATCGAATGTCACACACCAGAAAATTTGACTttctccaaaaattctcaaattttacatgaataaagatttcaacaagtagagtaaactttatacctgtggccgagtccaatttggccaaGAAGGCCCTCAAATTGGCTCGCACCCAACGAAACCCTAAGGTGGGTGTCCTTAAATTCGGCTTCCTTGGTGTTCCAACGCCCCAACCACcagttgggtcttgttcctgggtccaagggaagttgattaaggATTATGGTTAGTGGTGATACTCTCCTGAACGACAATTCGTCGTCGAGAACCCCTCGGGTTCTCCTATGGAGTTATACCCGAATTGGACCTTAAAAACCCTTCATTTTTTATAGAGAGGGAAGGGAGAAGATATTTAAGCAAGTTACAGGTGAAGAAGATAGGAGAATCAGCTGAGAATTGGagaaacttacctgaaatggccGGTTTGAAATGGTTTGGTGGTGCTCACGGTTCACCAaggggaagaaagaaaaatgtcCCCTTTTTCCCTTAGTTTGCCTTTTCTAGCCTCCCCCCCCCAAAAACCATCTGattgttcttttttattttttatattattattattttaaactaACTTAACTTTTAATTCACATGTGGAAATTAAACAATTCCCACAATCTatagttcacaacttcaaacgtccgtaactataccgttataattcggattcacaaacggctttcgcctaagCGCTCAGGGGTTCGATATCtatttaaaaacactagttGTAACTTCGAAATATCAAcgaaagataaagattgattaTGAAATTTTCAACTCGATAACTAAACAATTACTAAACTTAAAATTAATGGAATTAAAGATAACTAATAAAGTTAACATAAGCGCAAAATACGAGTTTTAAAATACGAAATACGTAATAATTGGTGAAATTCTGGGGATGGAATTTCACAACAATTGTAATCACAACCAACAAACAAGCCATAGATAAATAACAATGTTTGATATCATTTACTGAAGTTCGGATGGTCAGCACTCAAGTTATCCCTGGACATTTACTGAAGTTCggggggtcagctgaccccccTGCCACTCAATGCATCCGCACCTGGATGGGAGGAAGGGCAGAGGCAGAAACAACATCCTAGACATATATTTTTAGAGTTGTAAGTGAGAAGAGAATAAGGGtttgtttggtattgctgtactttgaaaaaaaactgcttctgctgtactgtgagaataagcggctgtgaaataaaattgtagagtgtttagtaaactttgttgtaaaaatgcttttgaaaaaaaaaagcagtattatagtgtttgataaatttttatgtaaaacagatgtgaaaaaaaaccggtttttcaaagttaggttttgcagcttcttatttttggtttttttttcacccaaaactgtgaaaaaaaagctaaagctgaatatttaccaaacacaaaaaaactccCAGCTTTTCTTGATACCAactttttttcagaatcacatcagtaccaaaccaggtcTAAAAATGATGCGACGAAtacatgtaaaaaaaaaaaaaaaaaaaaaaatagacgcTGAGATATAATATAAATAGGGAGCCGGAGCCGAAGCAAAACGATTAAAAGAAGTCGGCGCTGGAAAATCAAACTCGGTCAAAAGTAACAGGTCTGTTCGTTCGCTGATATCAAATCCTGAATATGATTTCCGCAAAAATTGAATTGGGAATTTTTCAATTAACGAAAACCCTAATCGATCCCTCTTTTTCGTATTTGCTGTTTTATCTTTGTGGACCTTTAAATCTTTTGAATTCTAGCCATACATTGCTTACTTATAATCATGTTGTTGTTCTCATGTTTGTTTGGTGGGTTTGAATTTTCGCAGACAACAGGCGTAGCCATGGAAGGAAGATTTTCCAGGACTCGCAGACCTTCTGCTCCTCCGggtagggattttttttttttttttaattttgtggtATTTTTTCGGAATTGGAAGTTGCTTTGTTAATATTTTGCAGTAACACTGTGTTTGGATTCGTTAAAATAACTCAGGAATTGAGTAAAACTCGGTAATTGAGCATAGAAATTGTGTTTTCCCTTGTTTTGCAACTATAGTTTTGCCCTCTTTGAATATATAACCCAAAAAATTGAAGCGGACAATTATATTTTCCCGTGCCCCAAACCCTCCCTCCTAATGTTTTAATGGCGTCGAGtaaccgaccccacttagtagccgaccccacttagtgggaaaaggctttgttgttgttgttgtttgagtAAGTGATCACCAAGTCCATGCAGTTGAAAGACATTGCAGGACAAAGCACATAACCGAATCTCCCAAATGGGGTAATAGAAAATTTAAAGACAAAAATCGAGGAAGGTGTAAAGCTCGTTTACGAGTGCTTGAAGATACTTAAGGTTCATGGAGTAAGGGATGGGAAGGAGAAATTGATCTTCACAAGGAAGAGAGATTTGCAGCTATTATTTTCCTGAAGATTCTTTTCTGAATTTGGTTTCCTATCCTCTAGTAAATGGGTTTCTATCTCGGTTTATGTTAGATGTTGGTCCATTTGGTTCACATTAAAATTCGAATTTATTACAATTTGTTAATCTGTTCTTTCTCTGTTCGGTGATATTACAATAGTGAAATGGGACCTCTGACGGGACACGCATCTGCTTTTATTTGGTTAAAATCTTTTTGCTGGACAATGTCAGTGCTAACTTAGAGCAATTTTTATGTcatatttcattcaaaacatccCATCAATAGAATTTCTaatgtattttattttcaaattccaCATGCATATCTCCTAACAATGGGATTTGTAATTGTCTGAGTTTTAAATGATGGGAATCTAATTTCCGTATTGTTTTGCAATTTCATCATCCAAACGTAGTGTGAGGGTTTTTGGCGTGTAGATATCTTTCTTCTCTAGGATAAAAGCCGGTTGGTCTCTGtagtttaaactttttttttttacttcaaaCTCTCGCAGACACTGGCTTGATATTGTCATGCTTTTAGTCTTGGAGAGGAGATAATTTATTTTCTGATTGTTCAATTTCTGAGGTAACAGCTGAGTTTTTCACCACTGCTCGTTCTATGCTGGAGCAAGCGCAGGCACGCAACGCTGAGGTTCTTGAGGCTTCTCGGGCGTTCAAAGGACATGCATATTCAAATTCCATCTATTATTTAGAGCCTTGGAGTATGCCCGGATTTGTAAGAATTCCTTTCAACCATAGTCCTAATTTATGCTTTCAGTCGATGCGTACACTTTATTCTAATTTGAGCCTCCCTCCTTGCATGTGACCCGGGAGAAGGCTCAAAGAGAGGAAACTGCTGTGGCTTCCGGGATGGCTATGTTGAAGGCTAAGATTGACAGGGGCGAAATTCCTGGCATTGTTAAGGGGCAGGGGAGGTTGGTTGCCATTTCCCTTGTGCACtagctttctttattttttgcaCCGCTTCAGCAGAACAAGATTTTGCTATATTTAATTGTATTTCTTCATAAGCGGTTTCAGGATTTTCGTTAAGAAGCGCAGATGGGAGTTCCCAATTCCAGGAGCTGGGGAACTGAGGAAGAGGCGTCCAGATTATGTACCAGTAAGAATGCCACCACGTCAAACATGTTTTAGTTCCTTGCCGTGCATTCATTCAGTGGATATACTACACGTATATAATATGTTCCAAATTGAACCTTCATGTAGGTGACTGTGGAGAAAGATGCAAGGAGTAATGGCATTCCTGGCATTAGCATGAAGAAGTTAGTTTCCAATTcccttttaattaatttgtttcgTTTTTCATTTATGCCTTTCGGTATGTGTTTGCAAATCCGacagaaaagagagagaagaagagcgAAGATATATGCACAGAAAGCCCCACATGCCTGCTACATTTGTTTTATCGTGCAATTTAAGATTACATGCAGGCCATAGCCTTAGGCACACAGATAGGATGTGGTCATGTGTGTTGTTCACTTGTTCGTTTAGATGTATGCATGAATGTATGCGTGTGTTGAAGGCTTCCTGCCAAGTAATTATTGTATGCCATATCAGTGTGTAAGATTTGCACACAGAAAGCAAAACTTATATAACTCCAAAGTGAAGGTTCATTTGTCTGCAGCTCTCTTCTCACATCATTTTGGTTGGACCATCTTGGTTTAATTTCCGACTGCAGATATCATGTCCATGGTGAGATGCCAGTTGgggaatttgtttattttattc encodes:
- the LOC103419281 gene encoding uncharacterized protein isoform X1; this translates as MEGRFSRTRRPSAPPAEFFTTARSMLEQAQARNAEVLEASRAFKGHAYSNSIYYLEPWSMPGFAQREETAVASGMAMLKAKIDRGEIPGIVKGQGSGFRIFVKKRRWEFPIPGAGELRKRRPDYVPVTVEKDARSNGIPGISMKKYHVHGEMPVGEFVYFIRHQIELPMSKPLFVFFKNTEPAADALMSEVDGENRDEDGFLHMSYSGEANASGSINHEQEWMDKALPGYRRLYMQGA
- the LOC103419281 gene encoding uncharacterized protein isoform X2, with amino-acid sequence MEGRFSRTRRPSAPPAEFFTTARSMLEQAQARNAEVLEASRAFKGHAYSNSIYYLEPWSMPGFAQREETAVASGMAMLKAKIDRGEIPGIVKGQGRIFVKKRRWEFPIPGAGELRKRRPDYVPVTVEKDARSNGIPGISMKKYHVHGEMPVGEFVYFIRHQIELPMSKPLFVFFKNTEPAADALMSEVDGENRDEDGFLHMSYSGEANASGSINHEQEWMDKALPGYRRLYMQGA